One Novipirellula artificiosorum DNA segment encodes these proteins:
- a CDS encoding quinol:electron acceptor oxidoreductase subunit ActD has protein sequence MSDDKNEKKVHGIVAEYTSVDSLLVACRRIRDAGYTKTDAFTPFAVHGIDEALGIKPTFLPWIALGGGVAGLVTALLMQIWMNGINYPYIISGKPYISLPAFMPVAFELTILFASFGAFFGMWALNGLPRFSNPIFTDPRFDRATDDRFFLYIDAKDKSFDQAGAEKLLGETGTEYINTVVDDDSSTTVPKFLLTTLIAVIAISFIPALVVARMRVTTSSKPRFHIFPDMDFSPARDAQQTTSLFADSRAMRPDVPGTVARGEMEENLDFLTGIQMELLSSVDADRAERLVRTYAQEGEPSEKASDQGAEPAKSVMDTTPWLEQNPIKITEAFVQQGQLQFNIYCSTCHGMDGRGNGLVNNRAQQIMASSWIPPASMHQQSLYAEQYPDGKLFSTISNGIRKMPGYAGQIKTRDRWAIVAYVRALQQSQNASLDLVPENQRAEIKAEQARVEKKLAEQAEAERKKEAE, from the coding sequence ATGTCAGACGACAAAAACGAAAAGAAAGTCCACGGAATCGTTGCCGAATACACGTCGGTCGATTCGCTCTTGGTCGCATGTCGACGGATTCGCGATGCCGGTTACACCAAAACCGATGCCTTCACTCCGTTTGCGGTCCATGGCATCGACGAAGCCCTTGGCATCAAACCGACGTTTCTGCCGTGGATCGCGCTGGGTGGCGGTGTCGCGGGCTTGGTGACAGCGCTGCTGATGCAGATTTGGATGAACGGGATTAATTACCCCTACATCATATCGGGTAAGCCTTACATCTCGCTTCCAGCGTTCATGCCGGTGGCGTTTGAGTTGACGATCTTGTTCGCTTCGTTTGGTGCCTTCTTTGGCATGTGGGCTCTGAACGGATTGCCTCGATTCAGCAACCCGATCTTTACCGACCCGCGATTTGATCGAGCCACCGACGATCGGTTTTTCTTGTATATCGATGCGAAAGACAAGAGCTTCGATCAAGCCGGAGCAGAGAAATTGCTTGGCGAGACGGGGACCGAATACATCAACACGGTGGTCGACGACGACAGCTCCACGACGGTCCCCAAGTTCTTGCTGACAACGTTGATCGCCGTGATCGCGATTTCGTTCATTCCCGCACTTGTTGTGGCTCGAATGCGTGTCACCACCAGCAGCAAGCCAAGGTTCCACATTTTCCCCGACATGGATTTTTCACCTGCTCGTGATGCTCAGCAAACGACGTCACTGTTTGCCGATAGCCGGGCCATGCGACCCGATGTTCCCGGGACTGTAGCGCGAGGCGAAATGGAAGAGAACCTCGATTTCTTGACCGGGATCCAGATGGAATTGCTTTCCAGCGTCGATGCGGATCGAGCCGAGCGTTTGGTTCGAACCTACGCGCAAGAAGGTGAACCGTCGGAAAAGGCTTCCGACCAGGGCGCCGAACCGGCCAAGAGCGTGATGGACACGACACCATGGCTGGAGCAAAATCCGATCAAGATTACCGAAGCCTTTGTCCAACAGGGTCAGTTGCAGTTCAACATCTACTGCTCGACCTGCCATGGCATGGACGGCCGCGGCAACGGGTTGGTCAATAACCGCGCTCAGCAAATCATGGCATCGTCGTGGATTCCTCCTGCATCGATGCACCAGCAGAGCTTATACGCCGAACAATATCCCGACGGAAAACTGTTCAGCACCATCAGCAATGGAATTCGCAAGATGCCTGGCTACGCAGGTCAGATCAAGACTCGCGATCGTTGGGCCATCGTCGCCTACGTGCGAGCACTTCAACAGAGTCAAAATGCTTCGCTTGATTTGGTCCCAGAGAATCAGCGGGCAGAAATCAAAGCCGAGCAGGCAAGGGTAGAGAAGAAGCTCGCCGAACAGGCCGAAGCCGAACGCAAGAAAGAAGCAGAGTGA
- a CDS encoding SCO family protein: MNRTPTRMKTMKSRQMCSLAFGKYQPLSRGFASVFFMGLVFAGLPSVPAQDQVRMGAEVQLNNSLPPEALGITVEQKLGNTIPLDLPLVDSAGHQVTTGDFLDGKKPTIVTLNYSDCPMLCNVQLNALTQSLNELDLKIGEDFRILTVSIDPLETTEKIRSTKEKYVDQLSAQLGASDGWEFCTATQPVITRLADLLGFRYRYDAVNKQYNHPAMLAFVSPEGIISRYSLSIEFPPEQLKLALIEAGEGTVGSPVDQFILWCYSYDSDSNSYTPQARRLMSVGGGATVVLMLACLAPYWFGRKRTPKTQPTTDSTDR; this comes from the coding sequence ATGAACCGAACACCAACGCGGATGAAAACGATGAAGTCTAGGCAGATGTGCAGTTTGGCATTTGGCAAGTATCAACCCTTGTCACGAGGGTTTGCCTCTGTCTTTTTCATGGGGCTGGTCTTCGCTGGTTTGCCATCGGTGCCGGCTCAGGACCAAGTGCGGATGGGGGCCGAGGTTCAATTGAACAATTCGCTTCCTCCCGAAGCGCTCGGGATCACGGTGGAACAGAAGTTGGGCAATACGATCCCGCTCGACCTGCCGCTGGTGGATTCGGCCGGCCATCAGGTCACGACTGGCGATTTTCTCGATGGCAAGAAACCGACGATCGTCACGCTCAACTACAGCGATTGTCCGATGCTATGCAATGTCCAACTGAACGCATTGACCCAATCGCTTAACGAATTGGATTTGAAGATTGGTGAGGATTTTCGCATCTTAACGGTCAGCATCGATCCCTTGGAAACGACCGAGAAGATTCGTAGTACCAAAGAAAAATATGTCGATCAATTGTCCGCCCAACTCGGCGCCAGCGATGGCTGGGAGTTCTGCACTGCGACGCAGCCGGTGATCACACGACTCGCGGATCTATTAGGATTTCGTTACCGCTATGACGCGGTCAACAAACAATACAACCATCCCGCGATGTTAGCGTTCGTCTCGCCGGAAGGCATCATTTCGCGATACTCGCTGAGCATCGAGTTTCCACCCGAGCAACTGAAATTGGCGTTGATCGAGGCGGGCGAAGGCACGGTCGGGTCGCCAGTCGATCAGTTCATTTTGTGGTGTTACAGCTACGATTCGGACAGCAACAGCTACACCCCTCAAGCACGGCGTTTGATGAGCGTCGGCGGGGGCGCGACGGTCGTTCTGATGCTTGCTTGTCTCGCCCCTTATTGGTTCGGACGGAAACGAACGCCTAAAACTCAACCGACAACCGACTCGACGGATCGATGA
- a CDS encoding cytochrome c oxidase subunit II — protein MLPAAFSLLADYTEDYAWFPDSASTFSSEVDWLYKVITGIGFVFFVGVIIALFGFALKYRKAKGQKAESQVSHNTPLELAWSVIPSIFLVGMFIFGAKVYLDMRTVPDGSYEVGVQAFKWGWTMDYGRGTFHPELHLLVNEPTKLTMRSSDVIHSLYVPAFRAKKDVVPGRYNYMWFEPTLATEKVSDEDLAAAVKETEESGAEWDYDKYQFTPDGYRFYDLYCAEYCGENHSQMQTVVVVHKTREDLDAWIKKYSSRSDTESLESYGEKLYARRGCSGCHSIDGSPRVGPTWKDAFGSMRALTSGATVKVDENYLRESIIYPKEKIAAGYQPVMPSYKGQLSDDDIDSMIAYMKSLSANAE, from the coding sequence ATGTTACCTGCCGCATTCTCGCTGCTCGCCGACTACACCGAAGACTACGCGTGGTTCCCCGATTCCGCGTCGACGTTTTCCTCGGAAGTCGACTGGCTCTACAAAGTCATTACCGGCATCGGATTCGTCTTTTTCGTCGGCGTGATCATCGCATTGTTTGGGTTTGCACTCAAATACCGCAAGGCAAAAGGTCAAAAGGCCGAAAGCCAAGTGTCACACAACACGCCTCTCGAGCTGGCATGGTCGGTGATCCCGTCCATTTTCTTGGTTGGGATGTTTATCTTCGGTGCCAAGGTCTACTTGGACATGCGGACGGTTCCCGATGGTTCCTACGAAGTGGGCGTGCAAGCGTTCAAGTGGGGCTGGACGATGGACTACGGACGCGGGACGTTTCACCCCGAGTTGCACTTGCTTGTGAATGAACCTACCAAGTTGACGATGCGCAGCAGTGATGTGATCCACAGTCTCTATGTCCCTGCGTTTCGTGCAAAGAAAGATGTTGTTCCGGGGCGTTACAACTACATGTGGTTTGAACCGACTCTGGCAACCGAAAAGGTCAGCGACGAGGACTTGGCTGCTGCGGTCAAAGAAACCGAAGAGAGTGGGGCGGAGTGGGATTACGACAAGTACCAATTCACTCCCGATGGCTACCGTTTTTACGACTTGTATTGTGCGGAGTACTGTGGCGAAAACCACTCGCAAATGCAGACCGTGGTCGTGGTCCACAAGACTCGCGAGGACCTGGATGCATGGATCAAGAAATACAGCAGCCGTAGCGATACCGAGTCACTTGAATCGTATGGTGAAAAACTCTATGCCCGTCGCGGTTGCTCGGGCTGTCACAGTATCGATGGTTCACCACGCGTAGGCCCGACTTGGAAAGACGCGTTCGGATCGATGCGTGCACTCACCAGCGGTGCGACGGTCAAAGTGGATGAGAATTACCTTCGTGAATCAATCATCTACCCGAAAGAGAAAATCGCCGCCGGATATCAGCCCGTGATGCCGAGCTACAAGGGCCAATTGAGCGATGACGATATTGATTCGATGATCGCCTACATGAAGTCACTCTCCGCCAATGCGGAATAA
- a CDS encoding cytochrome c oxidase subunit I, which yields MSAGLNIPGATVRDPGFPTERENYLTNSKGVLSWMFTLDHKRIGVMYLIGVTLSFALGGLLAFALRWHLLDPDGTLFTNNIYNQVFTLHGAIMVFLFIIPSIPAALGNFLVPIMLGAKDVAFPRLNLSSFYLWIFGAIFFVMALCASGLDTGWTFYTPYSTTTDTSVIMATLGAFILGFSSIFTGLNFIVTINTMRPPGMTWFRMPLFLWATYATSIIQVLATPVLGITLLLLIAERTMHIGIFDPEYNGDPVTYQHFFWFYSHPAVYIMILPAFGIISEIISVHSHKHIFGYRFIAYSSIAIALLGFLVWGHHMFTAGMSDMTTIIFSALTFTVSVPSAIKVFNWLATMYKGSISLTTPMCYAISFIFLFTIGGLTGLHLGTLATDQHLHDTYFVVAHFHYVMVGGTLVAFLGGLFHWWPKMFGKLYNENGGRISAFLVFLGFNLTFLPQFILGSRGMPRRYATYDPEFATLHTASTHGALILGIGLLVALVVLLMSLVRGKRASANPWGGATLEWNCTSPPPFYNFERPPVVGDPYDFHDIEWDEQNERYVTIEPERKMVPETEPAEAPAHAADKQ from the coding sequence ATGTCTGCTGGATTGAATATTCCGGGAGCCACCGTGCGTGACCCTGGTTTTCCAACCGAACGCGAAAACTATCTGACGAACTCCAAGGGGGTTCTCAGTTGGATGTTCACGCTCGACCACAAACGGATCGGCGTCATGTACCTGATCGGAGTGACCCTGTCGTTCGCCCTTGGCGGATTGCTGGCGTTCGCTTTGCGATGGCATTTGCTCGATCCTGATGGGACTCTGTTCACGAACAACATCTACAACCAAGTGTTCACGCTTCACGGCGCGATCATGGTGTTCTTGTTCATCATCCCGAGCATTCCCGCTGCCCTCGGTAACTTCTTAGTCCCCATCATGCTCGGGGCGAAAGACGTTGCCTTCCCGAGATTGAACCTCAGCAGTTTCTACCTTTGGATTTTCGGTGCGATCTTTTTCGTGATGGCGCTTTGCGCAAGCGGTCTCGACACCGGTTGGACCTTTTACACGCCTTACAGCACAACGACCGACACGTCGGTCATCATGGCGACGCTGGGGGCATTTATCCTTGGTTTCAGCTCAATTTTCACCGGCTTGAACTTCATCGTAACGATCAACACGATGCGTCCTCCCGGAATGACCTGGTTCCGGATGCCGCTGTTCTTGTGGGCTACCTACGCGACCAGCATCATCCAAGTGTTGGCAACGCCCGTTTTGGGAATCACGTTGCTGCTGCTGATCGCGGAGCGGACGATGCACATTGGGATTTTTGATCCTGAATACAATGGCGACCCGGTCACCTACCAGCACTTCTTTTGGTTCTACAGCCATCCGGCCGTCTACATCATGATCCTGCCAGCCTTTGGGATCATCAGCGAGATCATTAGCGTCCATAGTCACAAACACATCTTTGGTTATCGCTTCATCGCCTACTCGTCGATCGCGATTGCACTGCTTGGTTTCCTGGTCTGGGGGCATCACATGTTCACCGCCGGGATGAGCGACATGACGACGATTATTTTCAGCGCCTTGACGTTTACCGTCTCGGTCCCCTCTGCCATCAAGGTTTTCAATTGGCTGGCGACGATGTACAAGGGATCGATCAGCCTCACGACGCCGATGTGCTACGCGATCTCGTTCATTTTCTTGTTCACCATTGGTGGGCTGACGGGGCTTCATCTCGGGACCCTGGCAACCGACCAACACCTGCACGACACCTACTTTGTCGTTGCCCATTTCCACTACGTGATGGTGGGTGGAACCCTGGTTGCGTTCCTGGGAGGTTTGTTCCATTGGTGGCCCAAGATGTTCGGCAAGCTTTACAACGAGAACGGCGGGCGGATATCGGCCTTTTTGGTGTTTCTTGGGTTTAACCTGACCTTCCTGCCGCAGTTCATTTTGGGTAGCCGTGGGATGCCACGCCGATATGCAACGTATGACCCCGAGTTTGCGACGCTGCATACCGCCAGCACGCATGGAGCCTTGATCCTTGGCATCGGATTATTGGTCGCCTTGGTTGTGCTGTTGATGTCACTGGTGCGTGGCAAACGAGCCTCGGCGAATCCCTGGGGCGGCGCGACATTGGAATGGAATTGCACCAGCCCTCCTCCGTTCTACAACTTTGAGCGGCCTCCGGTCGTTGGCGATCCGTATGACTTCCATGACATCGAATGGGATGAGCAAAACGAACGCTACGTGACGATCGAGCCGGAACGTAAAATGGTGCCCGAGACCGAGCCAGCGGAAGCGCCGGCTCACGCAGCCGATAAGCAGTAG
- a CDS encoding cytochrome c oxidase subunit 3, translated as MSTFEADSATDSHGAHGHDHDHPKFLAHHFETPEQQYDSGKLGTWVFLVTEVLFFSGMFCAYAIFRMLRPEVFEGCSQFLNTKLGAINTGVLLFSSLTMAWAVRCAQTEEYRKLTAMLASTLSCAMIFLGVKAIEYSHKWEMGLLPAGMFSYDPAHPHHADSPNYLVWICLPFALALVGVVVWLISAALQGNKFQVACLKPLTVVAFSFFIGVGLGTFLESGDSGETHATTHHESGEHALELASTSSLLGREDRGATEFGVIERLAGDATNSGLKNELEALEAQAEIASGSAILNDSADSDATIQKAPRDFLTPSRAGVFFSIYYCMTGIHAIHILAGIGVLVWLLVRSVRQDFNRQYFGPVDYVGLYWHLVDLIWIYLFPLLYLIR; from the coding sequence ATGTCCACTTTCGAAGCCGACTCCGCGACCGATTCCCATGGGGCTCACGGTCACGACCACGACCATCCGAAGTTCTTGGCACACCATTTTGAAACGCCTGAACAACAGTACGATAGTGGCAAGCTGGGGACATGGGTGTTCCTCGTCACGGAAGTATTATTCTTCAGTGGCATGTTTTGCGCCTACGCGATCTTTCGAATGCTTCGCCCCGAAGTGTTCGAGGGCTGTAGTCAATTCCTCAATACAAAACTCGGTGCAATCAACACCGGCGTGCTGCTGTTCAGTTCGCTGACCATGGCGTGGGCCGTTCGTTGTGCTCAAACCGAAGAGTACAGAAAATTGACCGCGATGCTGGCGTCAACCCTGTCTTGCGCGATGATTTTCTTGGGTGTCAAAGCAATCGAGTATTCGCACAAATGGGAAATGGGTTTGTTGCCGGCTGGCATGTTCAGCTACGACCCGGCTCACCCTCATCACGCTGATTCGCCGAATTATCTGGTATGGATCTGTCTGCCGTTTGCACTGGCGTTGGTCGGTGTTGTGGTTTGGCTGATTTCCGCAGCTCTGCAGGGTAATAAGTTTCAAGTCGCCTGTTTGAAACCGTTGACGGTCGTCGCGTTTAGCTTCTTCATTGGTGTTGGGTTGGGGACGTTTCTGGAGAGCGGCGACTCGGGCGAAACGCACGCTACAACTCACCATGAGTCAGGCGAACACGCTCTTGAGTTGGCCTCGACAAGTTCGCTGTTGGGCAGAGAGGATCGAGGTGCGACCGAGTTTGGCGTCATTGAAAGATTGGCCGGCGATGCGACCAACAGCGGGTTGAAGAACGAACTCGAAGCACTGGAAGCTCAAGCGGAAATTGCCAGCGGCTCGGCGATCTTAAACGATTCGGCGGACTCCGATGCAACGATCCAAAAAGCGCCGCGGGATTTTTTGACACCAAGCCGAGCTGGCGTGTTCTTTAGTATCTACTACTGCATGACCGGTATCCATGCGATCCATATCCTTGCGGGTATAGGCGTTCTGGTCTGGTTGCTGGTCCGTTCTGTCCGTCAAGATTTCAATCGGCAATACTTTGGTCCCGTCGACTATGTTGGGTTGTACTGGCACTTGGTTGACCTGATTTGGATTTACTTGTTCCCACTTTTGTATTTGATTCGCTAG
- a CDS encoding cytochrome C oxidase subunit IV family protein — translation MSAHDHAADAHSVSGDHHEQDGWDFAHPMPVPMLLAVFIALVILTVITVAQASFDFGSYDVAIVMGIATVKAILVGLFFMHLLYDKLFNLAVFLSAFVFVGLFVILTVSDSRLTSKDFIPVDDAVVVSPTE, via the coding sequence ATGTCTGCTCACGATCACGCTGCTGATGCTCATTCGGTTTCTGGGGACCACCACGAACAGGATGGCTGGGATTTTGCCCATCCGATGCCGGTGCCGATGCTGTTGGCGGTTTTTATCGCCTTAGTGATCTTGACCGTGATCACGGTGGCTCAGGCCAGTTTTGATTTTGGCAGTTATGATGTTGCCATTGTGATGGGGATTGCGACGGTCAAGGCAATTTTGGTGGGCTTGTTCTTCATGCACTTGTTGTACGACAAGCTATTCAACTTGGCCGTATTCTTGTCGGCGTTCGTTTTTGTTGGCCTGTTTGTGATTCTGACCGTCAGTGATAGTCGACTGACCTCGAAAGACTTCATCCCCGTCGACGATGCCGTCGTTGTGTCGCCAACGGAGTAG
- a CDS encoding carbamoyltransferase family protein: MTLILGLSAFYHDSAVALIDDGRVVAAASEERFTRIKHDAAFPKHALDCCLESIGATASDLDYVGFYEKPLLKFDRLLEDYLAYAPRGYRSFANAMPSWLRTKLRLPREIRQQLGGKLKHRVVFCEHHQSHAASAFFPSPFQNAAILTLDGVGEWTTTGWGVGQDHRMELKQDIRFPHSLGLLYSAFTYFCGFRVNSGEYKLMGLAPYGQPRFVDLIRKTLIRVHEDGSYDLNMDYFTFGHTLRMSGSKLERLLGTKRRLPNEPIRQVDMDIAASIQRAIEAVILQMAKYVHHQTGLDSLCLAGGVALNCVANGRLLREGPFKNVWIQPAAGDAGGALGVAWLIWHQLLNHPRQANAADAQQGSLLGPAMDEATEMKALTDRGAVVESFADRAALDRRVCELIVEGKVVGWVQGRMEFGPRALGNRSILADPRRPEMQTTLNLKIKRRESFRPFAPAILEEHAEAYFEMGRMHHSPYMLFTFQVQPSRRIPSDPSVQGIERVRQSRSDLPAITHLDYSARVQTVCQETNPRFHSLLSEFFRQTGCPALINTSFNVRGEPIVRTAAEAYRCFMATQMDALVVGNHLMLRNDQPETAPTAGHHHLSEWIPD, from the coding sequence ATGACGTTGATCCTTGGCCTTTCGGCCTTCTACCACGATTCTGCTGTTGCACTGATCGACGATGGACGCGTCGTTGCGGCGGCCAGTGAGGAGCGATTCACTCGCATCAAACATGACGCCGCGTTTCCCAAGCACGCACTCGATTGCTGTTTGGAAAGCATCGGAGCAACCGCGTCGGATCTTGACTACGTTGGTTTTTACGAGAAGCCGCTCTTAAAGTTTGATCGTCTCTTAGAAGATTATCTGGCCTACGCGCCGCGAGGTTATCGCTCCTTCGCCAATGCGATGCCGTCGTGGCTGCGAACCAAACTCCGGTTGCCACGCGAGATCCGGCAACAGCTTGGCGGCAAACTGAAACACCGAGTGGTGTTTTGTGAACACCATCAATCACACGCAGCCAGCGCCTTTTTTCCTAGTCCGTTTCAGAATGCTGCGATTTTGACATTGGATGGGGTGGGGGAATGGACAACAACGGGTTGGGGCGTGGGGCAGGATCATCGCATGGAACTGAAGCAGGACATCCGGTTTCCTCACTCTCTCGGACTGCTGTATTCCGCTTTTACCTACTTCTGTGGATTCCGAGTCAACTCAGGTGAGTACAAGTTGATGGGGCTTGCCCCCTACGGTCAGCCGCGATTCGTTGACCTGATCCGTAAGACCTTGATTCGGGTTCACGAGGACGGAAGCTACGACTTGAACATGGACTACTTCACGTTCGGTCACACGCTTCGCATGAGCGGCAGCAAACTCGAACGTTTGCTTGGGACCAAGCGACGATTGCCCAATGAACCGATTCGACAGGTCGACATGGACATTGCTGCGAGCATTCAGCGCGCCATCGAAGCGGTGATCCTTCAAATGGCCAAGTATGTTCATCATCAAACGGGTCTCGATTCACTCTGCCTTGCCGGTGGCGTTGCATTGAACTGCGTCGCGAATGGAAGACTGTTGCGTGAAGGCCCGTTCAAGAACGTTTGGATTCAACCCGCGGCGGGTGATGCCGGTGGGGCCCTCGGGGTCGCCTGGCTGATATGGCACCAGTTGTTGAATCATCCTCGCCAAGCGAACGCGGCTGATGCTCAGCAGGGGTCACTTCTCGGGCCCGCCATGGACGAGGCGACGGAGATGAAAGCATTGACCGATCGTGGGGCGGTTGTGGAATCGTTTGCGGATCGCGCAGCGTTGGACCGTCGCGTCTGCGAACTGATCGTTGAGGGCAAAGTCGTTGGCTGGGTTCAAGGACGCATGGAGTTTGGTCCTCGTGCGCTCGGAAACCGAAGTATCTTGGCGGACCCTCGCCGTCCCGAGATGCAAACCACCCTGAATTTGAAAATCAAACGCCGCGAATCGTTTCGTCCCTTCGCGCCCGCCATCCTCGAAGAGCACGCTGAAGCGTATTTTGAGATGGGAAGAATGCATCACAGCCCCTACATGCTGTTCACGTTTCAGGTCCAACCGTCACGGCGTATCCCATCCGATCCCTCGGTGCAGGGAATAGAACGGGTGCGTCAATCGCGAAGCGACTTGCCAGCGATCACTCACTTGGATTATTCGGCTCGAGTGCAAACGGTTTGTCAAGAAACGAATCCACGCTTCCATTCCTTGTTATCGGAGTTCTTTCGTCAAACCGGCTGCCCCGCGTTAATCAACACAAGTTTCAACGTGCGTGGTGAGCCGATCGTCCGAACGGCTGCCGAGGCATATCGCTGCTTTATGGCGACACAAATGGATGCGTTGGTGGTGGGAAACCATTTGATGCTTCGAAACGACCAACCGGAGACTGCACCTACCGCCGGTCACCACCACCTCAGTGAATGGATACCGGATTAA
- a CDS encoding SxtJ family membrane protein, translating into MSIVDFHAIPSRSMRRWFGLSLGLLLVIMSFPLAHFGGMAQAGLLAASIVLTVVYYGWPAAQLSIIRGWQVVTFPIAWLTGHALLSIVFFLVLTPIGLLLRFFRHDPLRLQKRDRSTAWQDHHQEEKPDRYFKQF; encoded by the coding sequence ATGTCGATCGTCGATTTTCACGCGATACCTTCTCGATCCATGCGTCGTTGGTTCGGGCTGTCACTTGGTTTGCTGCTTGTGATCATGAGCTTTCCACTCGCGCATTTTGGCGGCATGGCTCAAGCGGGGCTGTTGGCCGCATCGATCGTGTTGACGGTGGTCTATTATGGTTGGCCCGCTGCCCAATTATCGATCATTCGCGGCTGGCAAGTCGTAACCTTCCCGATCGCATGGTTGACCGGTCATGCGTTACTGAGCATCGTGTTTTTCTTGGTGCTCACACCGATTGGATTGTTGCTTCGCTTTTTTAGGCATGATCCGCTAAGATTACAGAAACGCGATCGAAGCACTGCTTGGCAAGACCATCACCAAGAAGAAAAGCCGGATCGATACTTCAAGCAATTCTGA
- a CDS encoding DUF5989 family protein: protein MTTIDPMDDDAAANEFERAANQQDLGLVQEFLLFLRENKKWWLVPLIGSLLLIGLLSLLTTTGAAPFIYTLY, encoded by the coding sequence ATGACCACAATCGATCCAATGGATGACGATGCCGCAGCAAACGAGTTTGAACGCGCAGCGAATCAACAAGACCTTGGCTTGGTGCAAGAGTTTCTGCTGTTTTTGAGAGAAAACAAGAAGTGGTGGCTGGTCCCGCTGATCGGATCGCTGCTGCTGATCGGTTTGTTGAGCTTGCTGACGACCACGGGGGCGGCACCCTTCATCTACACGCTGTATTAG
- a CDS encoding VOC family protein, with product MTSPLFKKLDHIAIVVRDTDEALPFYRDVMGLPVILSEEIASGNVRLTHLDMGNLHLQLVQPLTPDHPLQAYLDKHGEGLHHLCFETEDVVKTLTELPSRKLAAKSSTPHDGPRGRKAGFIDSTTTRGVIWEMTADPKSTP from the coding sequence ATGACATCCCCGCTATTTAAAAAACTTGATCACATTGCCATTGTCGTTCGTGACACAGACGAAGCACTGCCGTTTTACCGAGACGTGATGGGCTTGCCGGTGATTCTTAGCGAAGAGATCGCCTCCGGTAACGTGCGACTGACCCATCTCGACATGGGAAATCTGCACTTACAATTGGTTCAACCGCTAACGCCGGACCATCCACTACAAGCCTACTTGGATAAACATGGCGAAGGCTTGCACCACCTCTGTTTTGAAACCGAGGATGTTGTCAAGACGTTGACGGAATTACCGAGCCGAAAACTTGCGGCGAAGAGTTCGACACCTCACGACGGTCCGCGAGGCCGCAAGGCAGGCTTTATCGACTCGACCACCACACGCGGTGTGATCTGGGAAATGACAGCCGATCCGAAATCGACGCCTTGA